A genomic segment from Pyrodictium occultum encodes:
- the endA gene encoding tRNA-intron lyase produces MVFHGVLLGLRVVVFDPREARELYRLGFYGKPLGIPKPGGAEFDAPLELGLVEAVYLAEKGVLEVRDEEGRPVGPGELAARARSAIPRFGLVYKVYRELRDKGYIARSGLKYGADFAVYEKGPGIDHAPYLVHVVEAGGEIDPLEIVRAGRLSHSVRKAFILAVAGPGETPVRYLMFKWSKP; encoded by the coding sequence ATGGTGTTCCACGGTGTCCTGCTGGGCTTGCGTGTTGTGGTATTTGATCCCCGGGAGGCCCGCGAGCTGTATAGGCTGGGGTTCTACGGTAAGCCCCTGGGCATCCCAAAGCCCGGGGGCGCTGAGTTCGATGCGCCGCTTGAGCTAGGGCTAGTGGAGGCTGTATACCTGGCCGAGAAGGGGGTTCTAGAGGTCAGGGATGAGGAGGGGAGGCCTGTCGGCCCGGGAGAGCTTGCTGCGCGGGCACGCTCGGCAATACCCCGGTTTGGCCTCGTGTACAAGGTGTATCGAGAGCTACGCGATAAGGGCTATATCGCGCGCTCGGGGCTGAAGTATGGCGCAGACTTCGCAGTCTACGAGAAGGGGCCTGGGATAGACCATGCCCCATACCTGGTGCACGTGGTGGAGGCGGGCGGGGAGATAGACCCGTTAGAGATAGTGCGCGCCGGCAGGCTAAGCCACAGCGTCCGCAAAGCCTTCATCCTGGCCGTGGCGGGGCCCGGGGAGACACCGGTGAGATACCTCATGTTTAAATGGAGTAAGCCCTAA
- a CDS encoding DUF47 domain-containing protein, whose protein sequence is MAEDYYDYDMERRRRRSLAEESLNEQLLGIVRALSDSIIGLREVVTALTNVDDRRLRELHRRVKEAKERIESMKEDALMYLARLGDLLNTGTLYRDIFLALTRVAQMAEGVAYRSYLLASNTNMSSSTVNELLSSMAENLQKEFNQLEAAIQSLTSNPKKSYENAQLVTSVEDDVDNLYRRLTLAMYRELRGDTVALMLLRDIVDMIEDIADMLRDAAENVKFLALYRVAH, encoded by the coding sequence ATGGCAGAGGACTACTATGACTACGACATGGAGAGGCGGCGCCGCCGGTCGCTAGCGGAGGAGAGCCTCAACGAGCAGCTCCTAGGCATAGTGAGGGCCTTGTCTGACAGCATTATTGGGCTAAGGGAGGTGGTAACAGCCCTAACAAACGTCGACGATAGGAGGCTGAGAGAGCTGCATCGGCGTGTAAAAGAGGCTAAGGAGCGCATCGAGTCTATGAAGGAGGACGCTTTAATGTACCTTGCCCGGCTAGGAGACCTGCTTAACACGGGCACGCTCTACAGGGATATATTCCTAGCTCTCACGCGCGTGGCGCAGATGGCCGAGGGAGTAGCATACCGGTCCTACCTCCTAGCGTCTAACACCAATATGTCCAGCTCTACTGTAAACGAGCTACTATCATCTATGGCCGAGAACCTGCAGAAGGAGTTCAACCAGCTCGAGGCAGCTATACAGTCGCTGACGTCCAACCCCAAGAAGAGCTACGAGAATGCTCAGCTCGTGACCAGCGTCGAGGACGATGTGGATAACCTCTACCGGCGGCTCACACTAGCCATGTATAGGGAGCTGCGCGGCGACACCGTGGCGCTCATGCTGCTACGCGACATAGTGGATATGATAGAGGATATAGCTGACATGCTGAGAGATGCCGCGGAGAATGTGAAGTTCCTAGCCCTCTACCGGGTGGCACACTAG
- a CDS encoding B12-binding domain-containing radical SAM protein produces MDVLVVDALARGSYGRRIVTVDAIGAGPRTVAGVLEQLGIGVELTTAETVLDKPSMLEDYDVLMISAMSVDEGSVARIVKAWRRRRGRRPVVVGGPISSDPWFLARVGADVGVHGEAEPVVEKLFTEGAIDSGVLYKEKLRSLCGVAYREEGRVVVNKRCPVMPRRVWEKYFPSTRLIRGYPFYWAARVYVEVVRGCSNYTIPRLEGLLPEELLPARPVPGCAYCSVVSLWGYARSRSIELVYREVKELINQGVRRIVLSGPDFLDYGRDWLVEPGPLVDPRRPGPNLEAVQSLLSRLSSIPEISSGEAAIMVENVKPNLVTEEAARTLGRYLKGTPVHVGAETGDQRLLEVLGRPATVRETIEAVRRLRRHGLRPYVYIMYCLPGETARVVEKTLRLMEALYRAGAEKITAYRFTPLPGSALGKLAGRKLDCLPNHPVKLKAAEINKRAKKRMIGWKLRAIVVARHPRLHRWVAYPLHHGPVVLLEEEGLEPGDIVDVRITGVYSDRIIEGSMLNMVGRAV; encoded by the coding sequence ATGGACGTTCTAGTGGTAGACGCTCTTGCCAGGGGCAGCTACGGCAGGAGAATAGTTACAGTCGACGCTATAGGTGCGGGTCCCCGCACTGTTGCAGGAGTACTCGAGCAGCTCGGAATAGGTGTTGAGCTAACTACTGCTGAAACCGTCTTGGATAAGCCGAGTATGCTGGAAGACTATGATGTCCTCATGATAAGTGCTATGAGTGTTGACGAGGGTAGCGTGGCCAGGATAGTCAAGGCCTGGCGCCGACGGCGCGGGAGGAGGCCCGTAGTGGTTGGAGGCCCTATCTCCAGCGACCCATGGTTCCTGGCCCGTGTTGGAGCTGACGTGGGAGTCCACGGCGAGGCCGAGCCCGTCGTGGAGAAGCTGTTCACCGAGGGAGCAATAGACTCTGGCGTGCTCTACAAGGAGAAGCTGCGGAGCCTTTGCGGGGTAGCATACCGGGAGGAGGGCAGGGTAGTGGTGAACAAGCGCTGCCCAGTAATGCCGCGACGGGTCTGGGAAAAATACTTCCCCAGCACCCGTCTAATACGAGGCTACCCCTTCTACTGGGCCGCCCGCGTCTACGTGGAAGTCGTGCGCGGGTGTAGCAACTACACTATACCCCGCTTAGAGGGGCTTTTGCCCGAGGAGCTGCTCCCCGCGAGGCCCGTGCCGGGCTGCGCCTACTGTAGCGTAGTAAGCCTATGGGGCTATGCGAGAAGCCGCAGCATCGAGCTAGTATATAGGGAGGTAAAGGAGCTGATAAACCAGGGCGTCCGCCGCATAGTGCTGAGCGGCCCCGACTTCCTCGACTATGGAAGGGACTGGCTGGTCGAGCCGGGGCCCCTAGTAGACCCCAGGAGGCCTGGCCCAAACCTCGAGGCGGTACAGAGCCTTCTCTCAAGGCTCTCCTCGATACCGGAGATCTCCTCCGGAGAAGCGGCGATCATGGTGGAGAATGTGAAACCTAACCTTGTCACCGAGGAGGCGGCTAGAACGCTCGGCAGGTATCTCAAGGGCACCCCGGTCCATGTAGGAGCGGAGACAGGCGATCAGCGCTTGCTAGAGGTGCTGGGGAGGCCAGCCACTGTAAGGGAGACTATAGAGGCGGTCAGGAGGCTCAGACGCCATGGGCTGAGGCCCTACGTTTATATAATGTATTGTCTCCCTGGCGAGACTGCTAGAGTCGTTGAGAAAACCCTGAGACTAATGGAGGCCCTCTACCGTGCTGGCGCGGAGAAGATCACGGCCTATCGCTTTACACCCTTGCCAGGCTCGGCCCTAGGCAAGTTGGCCGGGAGAAAGCTAGACTGCCTGCCCAACCACCCCGTGAAGCTCAAGGCGGCTGAGATAAACAAGAGGGCCAAGAAGAGGATGATTGGCTGGAAACTCCGGGCAATAGTGGTCGCTAGGCACCCCAGGCTTCACAGATGGGTAGCCTACCCGCTGCATCACGGCCCGGTAGTCCTGCTGGAGGAAGAGGGGCTAGAGCCCGGCGACATAGTTGATGTCAGGATAACCGGGGTCTACTCTGATAGGATAATAGAGGGCTCTATGCTGAACATGGTGGGCCGAGCCGTCTAG
- the glyS gene encoding glycine--tRNA ligase, which produces MAASNTIAKDRYDRVIELAKRRGFFWPSYEIYGGVAGFYDLGPLGVRLKEKIVALWRDYFIRRHNHIVVEIETPVIAPAKVFEASGHLEHFTDPIVECLRCRRKFRADHLIEEKTGIRAEGLTLEEMTRIIREHDIRCPVCGGPLSEVRAFNLLFKTTIGPYSESVGYLRPETAQGMFVSFKRVFEVSRQRLPLGIAQVGRVARNEISPRQGIMRLREFTIAEMEFFFDPEDPWHGGVLEELLGSVEHRKLRILRAEAKAQGEEKPEEYGVREAIEEGVVRTPWLAYWMAIARDFVMELGVPYGDMYFEEKAPEERAHYAAQTFDQLVRVSRLGWVEVSGHAYRTDYDLRRHMQYSGHDLRVFKQYQEPKIVRKKMVLLDRAWVGRTFRKRAREILEAARSLDPETAEKELREKGYIEVAGEKIPAEHIKIIEKEEKVTGKRFLPHVAEPSFGVERLIFVALDHAYSERGERVVLRLPRRIAPIEAAVFPIVREESLVRIARDIWRKLLENGMYAIYDDDGSIGRRYARVDEIGVPAAITVDYQTLEDNTVTLRDRDTWKQVRVPVNRIAEAVKKFIEGASLEEIGTPTS; this is translated from the coding sequence ATGGCGGCGAGCAACACTATAGCGAAGGACAGGTATGATAGGGTAATAGAGCTGGCTAAGAGGAGGGGCTTCTTCTGGCCGAGCTACGAGATCTATGGCGGTGTCGCAGGCTTCTACGACCTCGGCCCGCTCGGGGTAAGGCTGAAGGAGAAGATAGTGGCTCTCTGGCGCGACTACTTCATACGCCGCCACAACCACATAGTTGTCGAGATAGAGACACCAGTCATAGCCCCTGCCAAGGTGTTTGAGGCCAGCGGGCACCTAGAGCACTTCACCGACCCAATTGTAGAGTGCCTCCGCTGCCGCCGGAAGTTCAGAGCCGACCATCTTATAGAGGAGAAGACTGGGATAAGGGCTGAGGGACTCACCCTCGAGGAGATGACGAGGATAATACGGGAGCACGATATAAGGTGCCCCGTGTGCGGCGGCCCCCTCAGCGAGGTAAGGGCGTTCAACCTCCTCTTCAAGACTACAATAGGCCCCTACAGCGAAAGCGTGGGCTACCTGCGGCCGGAGACCGCGCAGGGCATGTTCGTATCCTTCAAGAGGGTCTTCGAGGTCAGCCGGCAGAGGCTGCCTCTGGGCATAGCGCAGGTAGGGAGGGTTGCCAGGAACGAGATATCGCCCAGGCAGGGTATTATGAGGCTCCGAGAGTTCACTATAGCCGAGATGGAGTTCTTCTTCGACCCGGAGGATCCCTGGCACGGGGGCGTTCTAGAGGAGCTTCTAGGGAGTGTTGAGCACCGTAAGCTACGCATACTCCGCGCCGAGGCCAAGGCGCAGGGAGAGGAGAAGCCCGAGGAGTACGGGGTCCGCGAGGCCATAGAGGAGGGGGTTGTCAGAACCCCCTGGCTGGCTTACTGGATGGCTATAGCGCGCGACTTCGTCATGGAGTTGGGCGTACCCTACGGGGACATGTACTTCGAGGAGAAGGCGCCGGAGGAAAGAGCCCACTACGCCGCCCAGACCTTTGACCAGCTGGTTAGGGTGAGCAGGCTAGGCTGGGTGGAGGTCTCCGGCCATGCCTATCGTACAGACTATGATCTGCGGAGGCACATGCAGTACAGTGGACATGATCTCCGTGTCTTTAAGCAGTACCAGGAGCCCAAGATAGTCAGAAAGAAGATGGTGCTCCTAGACCGTGCCTGGGTTGGCAGGACCTTCCGGAAGCGTGCCCGCGAGATACTAGAGGCAGCCCGGTCGCTAGACCCCGAGACTGCCGAGAAGGAGCTGAGGGAGAAAGGCTACATAGAGGTGGCCGGCGAGAAAATACCGGCAGAGCACATAAAGATCATAGAGAAGGAGGAGAAGGTTACTGGGAAGCGCTTCCTACCACACGTAGCAGAGCCTTCATTTGGCGTGGAGAGGCTCATCTTCGTAGCCCTCGACCACGCCTACAGCGAGCGTGGCGAGAGGGTTGTGCTCCGCCTGCCCCGGAGAATAGCCCCGATCGAGGCCGCTGTGTTCCCGATAGTGCGTGAGGAGAGTCTTGTCAGGATTGCTAGAGACATATGGAGGAAGCTCCTGGAGAATGGCATGTACGCGATATACGATGATGATGGAAGCATAGGCCGCAGGTATGCACGTGTAGACGAGATAGGAGTGCCGGCCGCGATAACCGTAGACTACCAGACGCTCGAAGACAACACCGTTACGCTGAGGGATAGGGATACGTGGAAGCAGGTGAGGGTCCCCGTAAACCGCATTGCAGAGGCTGTGAAGAAGTTCATAGAGGGGGCTAGCCTAGAGGAGATCGGAACCCCCACGTCCTAG
- the speB gene encoding agmatinase, whose product MGLLDLYVSRAPLYFGGVETEPEKADMLVIGIPYDATSSYRPGSRFAPRTVREAAANIEFYSLRAGLDLEAYRVADLGDIVLPVRPQEAVKRIEAVVAEVLGRYPGKLVALIGGEHSITLGSFSAVARVEEEPCLLVADAHFDLRDEYMEEKYSHASVMRRIAEAYGSERLFYIGVRAFAGEEVEYAREKHIEYVTSHSVRLLGVREVVARAARWIRRVGCKTLYVSVDMDGYDPAYAPGVANPEPEGLEPWMLLDILFKVVAESGARLRVVDVVEVSPPYDYSGITSILAAKTLLELFAAYQVQKSGARGG is encoded by the coding sequence ATGGGTCTTCTAGACCTCTACGTGTCCAGAGCACCTCTCTACTTCGGCGGTGTAGAGACCGAGCCGGAGAAGGCCGACATGCTGGTAATAGGTATTCCCTATGACGCAACCTCGAGCTATCGTCCAGGCTCCCGCTTCGCGCCTCGAACGGTTAGGGAGGCAGCAGCTAACATAGAGTTCTACTCGCTCCGGGCGGGGCTTGACCTTGAGGCGTACCGGGTGGCGGACCTCGGTGACATTGTGTTGCCGGTGAGGCCGCAGGAGGCTGTGAAGAGGATAGAGGCGGTAGTGGCTGAGGTGCTGGGGAGGTATCCAGGGAAGCTTGTGGCGTTGATAGGAGGCGAGCATAGTATAACTCTAGGCTCCTTCTCGGCCGTGGCTCGCGTGGAGGAGGAGCCATGCCTCCTGGTGGCGGACGCACATTTCGACCTCCGCGACGAGTACATGGAGGAGAAGTATAGCCACGCTAGTGTGATGAGAAGGATCGCCGAGGCCTATGGTAGTGAGCGCCTCTTCTACATAGGGGTCAGGGCCTTTGCGGGGGAGGAGGTAGAGTACGCTAGGGAGAAGCATATAGAGTATGTAACTAGCCATAGCGTGAGGCTGCTAGGCGTCAGGGAGGTTGTCGCCCGGGCTGCCAGATGGATCAGGAGAGTAGGCTGCAAGACGCTCTATGTAAGCGTAGATATGGACGGCTACGACCCAGCTTACGCACCGGGTGTAGCCAACCCGGAGCCCGAGGGGCTGGAGCCCTGGATGCTCCTCGATATCCTGTTCAAGGTAGTGGCTGAGAGTGGTGCAAGGCTAAGGGTGGTGGATGTTGTGGAGGTCTCGCCGCCCTACGACTACAGCGGGATTACCTCAATACTGGCTGCGAAAACGCTGCTAGAGCTCTTCGCCGCCTACCAGGTCCAGAAGAGCGGGGCCAGGGGAGGCTAG
- a CDS encoding DNA-directed RNA polymerase subunit P gives MIRYKCGRCGMEFTALDLEYMPSVKCPYCGYRVVYKVRPPGRKLVKAI, from the coding sequence ATGATACGCTACAAGTGCGGCCGCTGCGGCATGGAGTTCACAGCCCTAGACCTGGAGTACATGCCTAGCGTTAAGTGCCCCTACTGCGGCTATAGGGTAGTCTACAAGGTTAGGCCGCCGGGCCGTAAACTGGTAAAGGCCATATAG
- the yciH gene encoding stress response translation initiation inhibitor YciH, with protein MSSLCGGLPPELCEQLAREQQVIKIKLERRRYGREVTIIEGLDEREVDLKKLASQLKSKLATGGTYKKGRIELQGDHRHRVKEILVEMGFPEENIIIVE; from the coding sequence ATGTCCTCCCTCTGTGGCGGTCTCCCGCCCGAGCTCTGCGAGCAGCTGGCCCGCGAGCAGCAGGTGATCAAGATAAAGCTCGAGAGACGCCGCTACGGGCGCGAGGTAACAATAATCGAGGGTCTGGACGAGCGAGAAGTTGATCTCAAGAAGCTGGCCTCTCAGCTGAAGTCAAAGCTAGCCACGGGAGGCACCTATAAGAAGGGGCGTATAGAGCTTCAAGGAGACCACCGCCACAGGGTTAAAGAGATCCTGGTTGAGATGGGGTTCCCCGAAGAGAACATTATAATAGTGGAGTAA
- a CDS encoding transcription initiation factor IIB — protein MVTKEQAPRASGEKEEGCPPEYIVFDEERGEYICTLTGEVVEETVIDTGPEWRAYTPEERTRRSRVGSPLTHTLPDYGILTTISGYRDANGRKLEARLRIEASRLRRLQAKLRATTSIEKNIEQAAREITRLVEALNLPRGIIDTAMMIYRQAAEKGLVRGRSLESMAAAAVYAACRIRGIPRSIDDIAEVVKGGRKEVARCYRLIVRELKLRMPIVDPVRYVSRIVSALRLSPAVERRAAEILVQARKMGLTAGKDPAGLAAAAIYIAALELGERRTQKEIAAAAGVTEVTVRNRYKELVQKLNIPLPAQ, from the coding sequence TTGGTGACTAAGGAGCAGGCCCCTAGGGCCTCGGGGGAGAAGGAGGAAGGGTGTCCCCCCGAATATATAGTGTTCGACGAGGAGAGGGGCGAGTACATCTGCACGCTTACGGGAGAGGTAGTTGAGGAGACGGTTATAGATACAGGGCCCGAATGGAGGGCTTACACACCTGAGGAGAGGACCCGCAGAAGCCGCGTGGGCAGCCCGCTTACCCACACTCTCCCCGACTATGGTATACTCACCACTATCTCCGGCTACCGTGACGCGAACGGCCGTAAGCTCGAGGCGCGCCTCCGCATTGAGGCCAGCCGTCTACGCAGGCTCCAGGCGAAGCTTCGCGCAACCACTAGTATAGAGAAGAACATAGAGCAGGCGGCCCGTGAGATAACCAGGCTGGTCGAGGCTCTCAACCTGCCCCGTGGCATTATTGACACCGCCATGATGATCTACCGGCAGGCGGCGGAGAAGGGCCTGGTCCGCGGCCGCAGCCTCGAGTCGATGGCTGCGGCAGCTGTCTATGCTGCCTGCCGTATACGCGGCATACCCAGGAGTATAGACGACATAGCGGAGGTCGTGAAGGGTGGCCGTAAGGAGGTTGCCCGCTGCTACCGCCTCATAGTCCGCGAGCTGAAGCTCCGCATGCCTATAGTTGACCCGGTCCGCTACGTGTCCAGGATAGTCTCGGCCCTCCGGCTGAGCCCTGCCGTGGAGAGGAGGGCTGCGGAGATACTCGTCCAGGCGCGTAAGATGGGGCTTACAGCCGGCAAGGATCCAGCGGGGCTTGCGGCAGCGGCTATATACATAGCCGCTCTGGAGCTTGGGGAGAGGAGGACTCAGAAGGAGATAGCTGCAGCAGCCGGCGTCACAGAGGTTACGGTTAGGAACCGCTACAAGGAGCTGGTTCAGAAGCTTAACATACCGCTCCCAGCCCAGTAG
- the lysS gene encoding lysine--tRNA ligase, producing the protein MESRGELKHWIDALADWLEERLRRRSKSVYVFNGGLSVSGLQHVGRLRGEVVIPEVVRRILEARGLRVKQYLTLYTQDAWKGKESQRRVFPDPEDAKRYTGWPLINVPDPRGELPSWVDRFWADFGPYLGEFTDGSIEVVKTTDMYRGKLLEFVRLSIERREEIREVVNKYRGRRPYPPGWIPFEPRCQQCGRIDSTEALEANLEKGMVRYRCRSCGHEGWAPLWDGKLNWRIEWVGVWWALGVDFEPYGKDHATPGGSRDSANELALKVYGIEPPEGLPYEWVAVKTRDGEADMSSSDFIGFTPREWLEVAHPEVLRFLILRTPPMRKLSLGLHDVPLYYDQYYRAERIYYRAESTGRREEDLLLARSYELSYTRGAPPEKMPAQPPYSHVAILAQVLPEDRWREEAPRRLQRSGHLPEKPSKHDLERLLSLLPRAKRWAEQYAPEHMRIRILEEPPGEILERIPPGMREKLRGLGERLSRLVDWSEESIKQTMVEYTRGWSSKERREFYRYFYLVFVGRESGPRAAPLLSLLDREFVLSRLLGL; encoded by the coding sequence GTGGAGTCCCGCGGCGAGCTTAAGCACTGGATAGACGCTCTGGCAGACTGGCTCGAGGAGCGGCTCCGCCGCAGGAGTAAGAGCGTCTACGTGTTTAACGGGGGCCTCTCGGTCTCGGGGCTGCAGCATGTGGGCAGGCTCCGGGGAGAAGTGGTTATCCCCGAGGTTGTCCGCCGCATACTTGAGGCGAGGGGCCTCCGGGTTAAGCAGTACCTAACCCTGTACACGCAGGACGCGTGGAAGGGCAAGGAGAGCCAGCGCAGGGTCTTCCCGGACCCCGAGGACGCCAAGCGTTACACTGGCTGGCCCTTGATAAATGTCCCTGATCCCAGAGGCGAGCTCCCCAGCTGGGTCGACAGGTTCTGGGCCGACTTCGGCCCCTACCTGGGCGAGTTCACAGACGGGAGCATAGAGGTGGTAAAAACCACTGACATGTATCGTGGTAAGCTGCTGGAATTCGTGCGGCTCTCTATAGAGCGTCGCGAGGAGATACGTGAGGTCGTGAACAAGTACCGTGGCCGCCGGCCATACCCGCCTGGCTGGATCCCCTTCGAGCCCCGGTGCCAGCAGTGCGGCAGGATAGACTCGACCGAGGCCCTCGAAGCGAACCTGGAGAAGGGTATGGTCCGCTACCGGTGCCGCAGCTGCGGCCACGAGGGCTGGGCCCCGCTCTGGGACGGGAAGCTGAACTGGCGCATAGAGTGGGTGGGCGTCTGGTGGGCCCTTGGCGTAGATTTTGAGCCCTACGGCAAGGACCACGCGACCCCGGGTGGGAGCAGGGATAGTGCTAACGAGCTGGCGCTGAAGGTGTATGGGATAGAGCCGCCGGAGGGGCTGCCCTACGAGTGGGTCGCCGTGAAGACGCGTGACGGAGAGGCTGATATGAGTAGTAGCGACTTCATAGGCTTTACGCCCCGCGAGTGGCTTGAGGTGGCGCATCCAGAGGTGCTCCGCTTCCTCATCCTCCGCACGCCCCCCATGAGGAAGCTGAGCCTAGGGCTCCACGATGTGCCCCTCTACTACGACCAGTACTACCGGGCTGAGAGGATCTACTACCGGGCCGAGTCTACTGGGAGGAGAGAGGAAGACCTTCTCCTAGCCCGCAGCTACGAGCTTAGCTACACCCGAGGCGCCCCGCCGGAGAAGATGCCAGCCCAGCCGCCATACAGCCACGTTGCAATACTGGCCCAGGTGCTCCCCGAGGACCGGTGGCGGGAGGAGGCACCCCGCCGGCTCCAGAGGAGCGGCCATCTGCCCGAGAAGCCCAGCAAGCATGATCTCGAGAGGCTGCTGAGCCTCCTCCCCCGGGCCAAGAGGTGGGCCGAGCAGTACGCCCCCGAGCATATGAGGATAAGGATCCTCGAGGAGCCGCCCGGCGAGATCCTGGAGAGAATACCTCCAGGGATGCGCGAGAAGCTCCGCGGCCTCGGCGAGAGGCTCTCCCGGCTCGTCGACTGGAGTGAGGAATCCATCAAGCAGACTATGGTGGAGTACACTAGGGGCTGGAGCAGCAAGGAGCGGAGAGAGTTTTACCGCTACTTCTACCTGGTATTCGTGGGCAGGGAGAGCGGGCCTAGGGCGGCGCCGCTCCTCTCACTGCTCGACAGGGAGTTTGTACTGAGCCGCCTCCTGGGGTTATGA
- a CDS encoding MarR family transcriptional regulator, which translates to MQTITRPGYATWYRSGVEQASMLAKANAARLKCILKCAFSLNEEEAHVLSYLITRGRGAIAKDIAEALGRNPEVVRRALRGLHAKSLVVRRPYPLRRGGRAYFYEVPDHIVAALTEVCEKVGEVIELVNNNRNGGSRAG; encoded by the coding sequence TTGCAGACTATAACACGCCCCGGCTACGCCACATGGTATAGAAGCGGAGTGGAGCAGGCCAGCATGCTTGCAAAAGCCAATGCTGCACGCCTAAAGTGCATACTCAAGTGCGCCTTCTCACTCAACGAGGAGGAGGCCCATGTACTATCATACCTCATAACCCGCGGCCGTGGAGCCATAGCGAAGGATATCGCCGAGGCCCTAGGCCGCAACCCCGAGGTAGTACGCCGCGCCCTACGCGGCCTACACGCTAAATCCCTCGTGGTAAGGAGGCCCTACCCTCTAAGGCGCGGCGGCAGAGCCTACTTCTACGAAGTGCCCGACCACATAGTAGCCGCGCTCACGGAGGTCTGCGAGAAGGTAGGCGAGGTCATAGAGCTGGTAAACAATAACCGGAACGGCGGCAGCAGGGCCGGCTAG
- the speE gene encoding polyamine aminopropyltransferase, giving the protein MYSSHINAAVASQQFRAGAMELEEFRLSLYQPGGLMGTIYAVDEVLYNSKSRYQHIMIVKLRGFGKTLVLDGLIQSTESDEHIYHEALVHPAMTVHPNPRRVLILGGGEGATLREVLRHSTVEKAVMIDIDEEVIEVSKKYLPEWHRGAFDDPRTELHIMDGFEYVKRASERGERFDVVIMDLTDPYGSDIAAQLYSRSAFELISRVLSSDGIVVTQAGCSTLFPDVFKRVYNAARQVFQHVREYAVWVPSFAYANSFIAMSNKYRIDSVSREEVDRRLAERGVKTRFYNGLRHIAMIGMAEMHIEIKA; this is encoded by the coding sequence ATGTATTCGAGTCACATTAATGCTGCGGTAGCCTCTCAGCAGTTCCGGGCGGGAGCCATGGAGCTCGAGGAGTTTAGGCTTTCGCTATACCAGCCCGGCGGCCTCATGGGTACTATATATGCTGTTGATGAGGTGCTATATAACTCGAAGTCCCGCTACCAGCATATAATGATTGTGAAGCTGAGGGGATTCGGTAAGACACTGGTGCTCGACGGCCTAATCCAGAGCACCGAGAGTGATGAGCACATCTACCACGAAGCGCTTGTACACCCCGCCATGACAGTCCATCCAAATCCCAGGCGTGTCCTAATTCTTGGCGGCGGGGAGGGAGCTACACTTCGCGAAGTACTTCGCCACAGTACAGTGGAGAAGGCCGTTATGATTGACATAGACGAGGAGGTTATAGAGGTTTCCAAGAAGTATCTGCCAGAATGGCATCGAGGCGCGTTCGACGATCCGAGGACGGAGCTGCACATAATGGATGGCTTCGAGTACGTTAAGAGGGCCTCCGAGCGTGGAGAGAGGTTTGACGTCGTTATAATGGACCTCACTGATCCGTATGGATCTGATATAGCGGCCCAGCTGTATTCTCGTAGCGCGTTCGAGCTGATCTCCCGGGTGCTAAGTAGCGATGGCATAGTTGTGACTCAGGCAGGCTGCTCTACGCTCTTCCCGGACGTCTTTAAGCGTGTGTACAACGCTGCGCGCCAAGTCTTTCAGCACGTTAGAGAATACGCGGTATGGGTCCCCTCCTTCGCTTATGCTAACAGCTTCATAGCTATGTCTAACAAGTATCGTATAGACAGCGTCTCCAGAGAGGAGGTTGATCGTAGGCTCGCGGAGCGCGGTGTTAAGACAAGGTTCTACAACGGACTAAGGCACATAGCCATGATAGGTATGGCTGAGATGCATATTGAGATAAAGGCTTAG